From Nitrospirota bacterium:
TGTGCGAAGATGATTTGACATTTCCACAAGTTTTGCAATTTCTTTCTGTATTGCTGACTCTGGAAGATAGACAAGAACCTGTTTCAAGTCTTCAAGAGATATGGCAGGTATAGCAGCTCCAGTTAGTTCTCTTTTAACCTGCTCTAAAAAGAAAGGAGATTTAAGGTAAAAGAGGAGATAAAGAGGCTCTGTGTCTTCTTTCGGCTGTAATGGAACCAAACCATTTGTGCAGATGAAACCATCTTCCTTTGCTGTCACAAAACATGAGGCATGCCTCTTTGTGCCAGTAGAATTTCCAGAAGTAGCAGTTAGGATATAACCTTCTCTGATTTCATAAGTAGCCCTGCTTGGAGCTTGATATGCGGGCATCTCTGTATAAGATACAATCTGGCTTGATTCAGGGTCTACATCGGCAATGGCAACATATTTGATTGTCTTATCAGGTGTCTTTCTGAAATCAGCCCTTTTAGTAATGACTTTAACAGCTTCGGATAAGGATTTTGCATCCTTTAAAAGAAGGACTTCTTTTATCTTCTCATATCTCGGCTTGAAATATTCGGGGTCAAAACGTCTTTCAAGGTGAGAAAAACTTGCCTCAAATGCCTTATCATGATTTAATTCGAGTTCCCTCCAACCAAGCTCCTTCTCTAATATCTCCTCTGCCTCCTGAAGTTTCCTTTGTGCCTCTTTCCGCTTCTCATGAG
This genomic window contains:
- a CDS encoding restriction endonuclease subunit S, which encodes SSSATTLGDVLKQIKYGIYAEPNYQAKGIPFLRALNLKEYGIEDEILNLAESVSDEVKNYLLKEGDVLIVRSGAGVGDVGLITTEFVGATFGSYTILLRVDNKRISPEYLYAFLKSKFGRIQTERLSRGAAQPNLNIPMIKSIKIPLTSSSFQSHIESLVRTAHEKRKEAQRKLQEAEEILEKELGWRELELNHDKAFEASFSHLERRFDPEYFKPRYEKIKEVLLLKDAKSLSEAVKVITKRADFRKTPDKTIKYVAIADVDPESSQIVSYTEMPAYQAPSRATYEIREGYILTATSGNSTGTKRHASCFVTAKEDGFICTNGLVPLQPKEDTEPLYLLFYLKSPFFLEQVKRELTGAAIPAISLEDLKQVLVYLPESAIQKEIAKLVEMSNHLRTESRNLIEQAKKEVEKMIERYS